One region of Candidatus Dormiibacterota bacterium genomic DNA includes:
- the ispH gene encoding 4-hydroxy-3-methylbut-2-enyl diphosphate reductase: MGTESRRILLANPRGFCAGVDRAIQIIEDLLDVHPGTLYVRKEIVHNRDVVERLRGRGVVFVDELAEVPNDSLAVFSAHGVAPDVRRQAAERNLRVVDATCPLVTKVHVEALRFARDGYFVLLIGHAGHDEVTGTLGQIPGSIALVENEVDAATVAVPDPQRVAVVTQTTLSLDDTHGILAALKRRFPALKEPPSSDICYATQNRQNAVKELAVACDVVLVVGSQNSSNAQRLRDCSAEAGTPAYLIDGPNEIERAWIAHATTIGVTAGASTPEHLVARVVEHVRAIVGDADVEEFGKREPTIVFAPPRELAGIIASGE, encoded by the coding sequence GGCTTTTGCGCTGGGGTCGATCGGGCGATCCAAATCATCGAGGATCTGCTCGACGTGCACCCGGGAACGCTCTACGTGCGTAAGGAGATCGTCCACAATCGCGACGTCGTCGAACGGCTGCGCGGCCGCGGCGTGGTCTTCGTCGACGAGCTCGCCGAGGTACCCAACGACTCGCTTGCCGTCTTCAGCGCGCACGGCGTCGCGCCCGACGTTCGCCGTCAGGCGGCCGAACGCAACCTGCGCGTGGTCGACGCGACATGCCCGCTCGTCACGAAGGTTCACGTTGAGGCGTTGCGTTTCGCGCGCGACGGCTACTTCGTGCTGCTCATCGGCCACGCTGGGCATGACGAAGTCACGGGTACGCTCGGGCAGATTCCCGGATCGATCGCACTCGTCGAGAACGAAGTGGACGCTGCAACGGTCGCAGTTCCCGATCCGCAGCGCGTCGCCGTCGTCACGCAGACGACGCTGAGTCTCGACGACACCCACGGAATACTCGCCGCGCTCAAGCGCCGCTTCCCCGCGCTCAAGGAGCCGCCGAGCAGCGACATCTGTTACGCGACGCAGAATCGCCAGAACGCCGTCAAGGAGCTCGCCGTCGCCTGCGACGTCGTCCTCGTCGTTGGATCGCAGAACAGCTCGAATGCGCAGCGACTGCGCGATTGCTCGGCGGAAGCCGGGACGCCGGCCTATCTGATCGACGGCCCGAACGAGATCGAGCGCGCGTGGATCGCGCACGCAACGACGATCGGCGTTACCGCCGGTGCATCGACGCCGGAGCATCTCGTCGCGCGCGTGGTCGAACACGTGCGCGCGATCGTCGGCGATGCCGACGTGGAAGAGTTCGGCAAGCGCGAGCCGACAATCGTCTTTGCGCCGCCGCGCGAGCTCGCGGGCATCATCGCTAGCGGCGAATAA
- a CDS encoding VOC family protein — translation MVTGIDVHIYNVKDFERALRFYTELLGTQPETLMEGSWAEFALPDGSAFAIGKHENHPWQPGYAIAFAVPDVKSAVEFVRSHGGKAGDPGESPVCHMSFGEDTEGNQIVLHHRK, via the coding sequence ATGGTCACCGGCATCGACGTCCACATCTACAACGTCAAAGACTTCGAGCGCGCGCTACGCTTCTACACCGAGTTACTCGGCACGCAGCCCGAGACGCTGATGGAGGGTTCGTGGGCGGAGTTCGCGCTGCCCGATGGCTCGGCGTTCGCGATCGGAAAGCACGAGAACCACCCGTGGCAACCGGGATACGCCATCGCCTTTGCCGTTCCGGACGTCAAATCTGCAGTAGAGTTCGTCCGCTCGCACGGCGGCAAGGCAGGCGATCCCGGAGAGTCCCCCGTCTGCCATATGTCATTCGGCGAGGACACGGAAGGGAACCAGATCGTACTCCACCACCGTAAGTGA
- a CDS encoding phytanoyl-CoA dioxygenase family protein, with amino-acid sequence MIDEQRRRFEEDGYLVFPAFASKTEIARVRARAGEIVDAFDPSEGSAVFSTRDQAERSNAYFLESATTIRCFFEEEAFDETGALRRDTAHAINKIGHALHDLDPVFAAFSRDPRLAGIARTVGLEQPLLYQSMYIFKQPEIGGEVKWHQDASFFVTDPPSVVAFWFALERADRANGCLWVEPGGHRGPLRERFVVREGRTLLERLDPAPWPTIESATPLEVDAGTLVVFSGMLPHYSGPNRSAKSRHAYTLHAVDGRARYAPENWLQRDSLPARGFA; translated from the coding sequence GTGATCGACGAGCAGCGTAGGAGATTCGAGGAAGACGGATATCTCGTCTTCCCGGCGTTCGCGTCCAAGACGGAGATCGCGCGCGTACGGGCGCGCGCCGGGGAGATCGTCGACGCGTTCGACCCGTCTGAGGGAAGCGCGGTATTTTCGACGCGCGATCAGGCGGAGCGCAGCAACGCGTACTTCCTCGAATCGGCGACGACGATTCGCTGCTTTTTCGAAGAGGAAGCATTCGACGAAACCGGTGCGCTGCGGCGCGATACGGCACACGCGATCAACAAGATAGGCCACGCACTGCACGACCTCGACCCGGTGTTCGCGGCGTTCTCACGCGATCCGCGTCTTGCCGGCATCGCGCGGACGGTGGGCCTCGAGCAGCCGCTGCTCTACCAATCGATGTACATCTTCAAGCAACCCGAGATCGGCGGAGAAGTGAAGTGGCATCAAGACGCGTCGTTCTTCGTGACGGATCCGCCGAGCGTCGTGGCATTCTGGTTCGCGCTCGAGCGCGCCGATCGCGCGAACGGCTGCCTGTGGGTCGAGCCCGGCGGACATCGCGGCCCATTGCGCGAGCGCTTCGTCGTGCGGGAGGGGCGGACGCTGCTGGAGCGGCTCGACCCGGCGCCGTGGCCGACGATCGAAAGCGCAACGCCGCTCGAGGTCGACGCCGGGACGCTCGTCGTCTTCAGCGGCATGCTTCCGCATTACAGCGGGCCGAATCGCTCGGCGAAATCGCGCCACGCGTATACGCTGCACGCCGTCGACGGGCGCGCGAGGTACGCGCCGGAAAACTGGTTGCAGCGAGACAGCCTTCCGGCACGCGGGTTCGCGTAA
- the eno gene encoding phosphopyruvate hydratase: MLESLRGGGRPLIEGVEAREILDSRGNPTVAASVATSFGAVEEAMVPSGASTGSREAVELRDGDASRYGGKGVRTAVATVNDVLGPALEGLDATAQREIDVRLCEIDGTPNKSRLGANALLAVSLATAKAAAASLSLPLFRYLGGPSAATLPVPQMNVINGGKHAEGALQFQECMIVPLGAPTFSEAVRYGAEVFHALGKLLHERGLSTLVGDEGGYAPRLDTPQQALDLIVAAIERAGYRPGEDVAIALDPAASEFHADGKYFALDKQHGLSSKETIALYRDLLDRYPIVSLEDGLAEDDWDGWSALTRELGKRVQLVGDDIFVTNVEMLARGIREGVGNAILIKVNQIGTLTQTRECIEMAQKAGYGTVISHRSGETEDTFIADLAVAVGAGQIKTGSLSRSERIAKYNRLMAIEAQLGEAAVYAGAGVYSRRA; encoded by the coding sequence ATGCTGGAGTCGCTGCGCGGCGGCGGGCGGCCGCTCATCGAAGGCGTCGAAGCGCGCGAAATTCTCGACTCCCGCGGCAATCCGACGGTCGCCGCAAGCGTGGCAACGAGCTTCGGCGCCGTTGAGGAGGCGATGGTTCCCTCCGGCGCTTCGACGGGTTCGCGCGAGGCGGTCGAGTTGCGCGACGGCGACGCGTCGCGCTACGGCGGGAAAGGCGTGCGCACGGCCGTTGCGACCGTGAACGACGTGCTCGGGCCCGCGCTCGAAGGGCTCGACGCGACGGCGCAACGCGAGATCGACGTGCGTTTGTGCGAGATCGACGGAACCCCGAACAAATCGCGCCTCGGTGCGAACGCATTGCTCGCCGTCTCGCTTGCGACCGCGAAAGCCGCTGCGGCAAGCCTGTCGCTTCCGCTCTTTCGTTACCTCGGCGGCCCGTCGGCGGCGACGTTGCCGGTGCCGCAGATGAACGTGATCAACGGAGGCAAGCACGCCGAGGGCGCGCTCCAGTTCCAAGAGTGCATGATCGTCCCCCTCGGAGCGCCGACGTTCTCCGAGGCGGTGCGATACGGCGCCGAGGTCTTTCACGCCCTCGGAAAACTGCTGCACGAGCGTGGTCTTTCCACGCTCGTCGGCGACGAAGGCGGCTACGCGCCACGGCTCGACACGCCTCAGCAGGCGCTCGATCTCATCGTCGCCGCCATCGAGCGCGCCGGCTATCGTCCCGGTGAGGACGTCGCGATCGCGCTCGATCCTGCGGCGAGTGAGTTTCATGCGGACGGAAAGTACTTCGCCCTCGACAAACAGCACGGGCTCTCGTCGAAGGAGACCATTGCGCTCTATCGCGATCTGCTCGATCGCTATCCCATCGTCTCGCTCGAAGATGGTTTGGCCGAAGATGACTGGGACGGATGGAGCGCGCTGACTCGCGAGCTCGGCAAGCGCGTGCAACTCGTCGGCGACGACATCTTCGTGACGAACGTGGAGATGCTCGCGCGCGGCATTCGAGAAGGAGTCGGCAACGCGATCCTCATCAAGGTGAACCAAATCGGAACGCTGACGCAGACGCGCGAGTGCATCGAGATGGCGCAGAAGGCCGGGTACGGTACCGTCATCTCGCATCGCTCGGGCGAAACCGAAGACACGTTCATCGCGGACTTGGCGGTGGCCGTCGGCGCGGGGCAGATCAAGACCGGGTCGCTCTCGCGCAGCGAGCGCATCGCGAAGTACAACCGGCTGATGGCGATCGAAGCGCAGCTCGGCGAAGCGGCGGTCTATGCCGGTGCGGGAGTCTATTCGCGGCGCGCGTGA
- the ndk gene encoding nucleoside-diphosphate kinase, with the protein MAVESSLVLCKPDAVSRGLVGEIVARIERRGYIITAMRMLQLDGDRARKHYSEHAGKPFFDDLVSFITSGPLVALAVEGEGAIEACRQLIGATNPLQAAPGSVRADLAQSIGRNLVHASDSSESARRELPLFFEDADYVWRHDLERWIKG; encoded by the coding sequence ATGGCAGTCGAAAGTTCGCTCGTTCTCTGTAAGCCCGATGCGGTTTCCCGCGGTCTCGTCGGCGAGATCGTCGCGCGCATTGAACGCCGCGGATACATCATCACGGCGATGCGCATGCTGCAGCTCGACGGCGATCGCGCGCGCAAGCATTACAGCGAGCACGCAGGCAAGCCGTTCTTCGACGACTTGGTCAGCTTCATCACGAGCGGTCCGCTAGTTGCGCTCGCCGTCGAAGGCGAGGGCGCGATCGAGGCATGCCGACAGCTGATCGGCGCGACGAATCCGCTGCAGGCTGCGCCCGGCAGCGTCCGTGCCGATCTCGCGCAGAGCATCGGGCGTAATCTCGTTCACGCGAGCGATTCGAGCGAGAGCGCGCGGCGCGAGCTGCCGCTATTTTTCGAAGATGCGGACTACGTGTGGCGCCACGATCTCGAGCGCTGGATCAAGGGCTGA
- a CDS encoding biotin--[acetyl-CoA-carboxylase] ligase — MGGAFARVVYVARTGSTNEDAAELLGDDAALGMTIVAEEQTRGVGRKGRSWTAPAGSALLFTTILPREIPTDDLWIVPFWAALCIRDALAGAGVDAALHWPNDLLLNDKKLAGILCASRILGKRARVACGVGINVFRAAGAALDPPPAYCDDVANVERPVLLARILERFGDELRRLADTGAVARRWEAAANVPGQRYRLLLDGERVPFEATAVALAAGGGLVVERDGRQETIALADARSLR; from the coding sequence ATGGGGGGAGCGTTCGCGCGCGTCGTCTACGTCGCGCGCACGGGAAGCACGAACGAGGATGCAGCCGAGCTGCTCGGCGACGACGCGGCACTCGGGATGACGATCGTTGCCGAAGAGCAGACCCGCGGCGTCGGGCGGAAAGGACGCTCGTGGACGGCGCCGGCGGGGAGCGCGTTGCTCTTCACCACGATCCTGCCGCGCGAGATCCCGACCGACGATCTCTGGATCGTGCCGTTCTGGGCGGCACTCTGTATCCGCGACGCACTCGCAGGCGCCGGCGTCGACGCGGCGCTGCACTGGCCGAACGATCTGCTCTTGAACGACAAGAAGCTCGCCGGCATTCTCTGCGCCTCGCGCATCCTTGGCAAGCGCGCGCGCGTCGCATGCGGCGTCGGCATCAACGTCTTTCGCGCGGCAGGCGCCGCGCTCGATCCGCCGCCCGCGTACTGCGACGACGTGGCCAACGTCGAACGCCCGGTATTGCTCGCGCGTATCTTGGAGCGATTCGGTGACGAGTTGCGACGGCTCGCGGATACGGGCGCGGTCGCGCGCCGATGGGAGGCCGCCGCGAACGTGCCAGGCCAGCGGTACCGGCTGCTGCTCGACGGAGAACGCGTGCCGTTCGAGGCGACGGCCGTGGCGCTCGCCGCCGGCGGCGGACTCGTCGTGGAGCGCGACGGGCGGCAGGAGACCATCGCGCTTGCCGACGCGCGCTCGCTGCGCTAG
- a CDS encoding DUF3343 domain-containing protein, which produces MPEIIFVFASNTDAMIATKALKDAGVAAKMIPKPANVDSTANLCLAIDGAVESEAASALSTAGIVLGGVVK; this is translated from the coding sequence ATGCCCGAGATCATCTTCGTTTTCGCTAGCAACACCGACGCAATGATCGCCACGAAGGCGCTCAAGGACGCCGGCGTTGCTGCGAAGATGATCCCGAAGCCCGCCAACGTCGACTCGACAGCGAATCTTTGCCTTGCCATCGACGGCGCGGTGGAGAGCGAAGCGGCGTCGGCGCTCAGCACGGCCGGTATCGTGCTCGGCGGCGTCGTGAAATGA
- a CDS encoding cache domain-containing protein, with product MKFSLRTRLLGAIVGAVVLIFVSSLIAARSVLAHDLFSLGRTEVTSEASAFGGYVASRKKQIQLLVAQEAASDAVRIAVQGHNGAQLAGDLSNTVENSGLSFLTAVDLQGHVLARVHARSGGSLANDPLVQRALNGETFSTLARLSPGFLQSEGLALQAGVQHDGLAIVSATPISDAQERTIGVLYGGLVLNHSYDLVDEATRAIGGAIALIDDGTIVSSSIVTPDGTRYLDAQVPATAAVIRTGRPYVGSDTEGGVTYLARIDPLMTDQNQIVGASWYGIPMVRITNIIGHTTWTLVLWGLLAVILVLALAVPIVQALSKTLVQNSRRVRETAKELGVTVVGSEVSGDHVTATRRAVERSGELIAELAKGDEAPASVAELQKLNAELHGDVIVIETLAQEMSNRMHDAVERVAELNEVASTLNELVTGESSP from the coding sequence ATGAAGTTCAGCCTGCGCACGCGCCTGCTGGGGGCGATCGTCGGTGCGGTCGTGCTCATCTTCGTCAGCAGCTTGATCGCCGCTCGCTCGGTGCTGGCTCACGACCTCTTCTCGCTCGGGCGCACGGAGGTAACGAGCGAAGCGAGCGCCTTCGGCGGGTACGTGGCGTCGCGCAAGAAGCAAATCCAGCTGCTCGTCGCGCAGGAAGCCGCGAGCGATGCCGTGCGCATCGCGGTGCAAGGCCACAACGGAGCGCAGCTCGCCGGCGATCTTTCGAACACCGTAGAGAACTCGGGCCTCTCGTTTCTCACTGCGGTCGATCTCCAAGGCCACGTCCTCGCGCGCGTGCACGCGCGCAGTGGCGGATCCCTTGCGAACGATCCGCTCGTACAACGGGCGCTCAACGGCGAGACGTTCAGCACGCTCGCACGCCTTTCACCCGGCTTCCTGCAGAGCGAAGGATTGGCACTGCAGGCGGGGGTGCAGCACGACGGATTGGCGATCGTTTCGGCGACGCCGATCAGCGACGCGCAAGAGCGCACGATCGGCGTGCTCTACGGCGGCCTCGTGCTCAACCACTCGTACGATCTGGTCGACGAAGCGACGCGCGCGATCGGCGGCGCGATCGCATTGATCGACGATGGCACGATCGTCTCGAGCTCGATCGTAACCCCGGACGGCACGCGCTACCTCGACGCCCAAGTTCCGGCTACGGCGGCCGTCATTCGCACGGGGCGACCGTACGTGGGAAGCGACACCGAGGGCGGCGTGACGTACCTCGCTCGCATCGACCCGTTGATGACCGATCAGAACCAGATCGTCGGGGCGTCGTGGTACGGCATTCCGATGGTACGGATCACGAACATCATCGGTCATACGACGTGGACGCTCGTGCTGTGGGGCCTGCTCGCGGTAATACTCGTGCTCGCGCTCGCCGTTCCCATCGTGCAGGCGCTGTCGAAGACGCTCGTGCAAAACAGCCGGCGCGTTCGCGAGACCGCGAAGGAGCTGGGCGTGACGGTCGTCGGAAGTGAGGTATCCGGAGATCACGTGACTGCGACGCGGCGAGCGGTGGAGCGAAGCGGCGAGTTGATTGCGGAGCTGGCCAAGGGCGACGAGGCTCCGGCAAGCGTTGCCGAGCTGCAAAAGCTGAACGCAGAGCTGCACGGCGACGTGATCGTGATCGAAACGCTGGCGCAAGAGATGTCCAACCGCATGCACGATGCCGTCGAACGCGTCGCAGAGCTCAACGAGGTGGCGTCGACGCTAAACGAGCTCGTGACGGGCGAGTCGAGCCCATAA
- a CDS encoding methyl-accepting chemotaxis protein has product MVRASTAPSVRGGLGALAALTAAALGWFWTGEPGAALVPAVAGLAAAFLGSPYGLLATLAAAIAGLAAGLLRGSASAELAVLPVLVAGSVVSLLFRDAAQPEKELAALPTPRTPGLIAVVDGLHDVYQGDFTTSIAAAEPALQDLVQTLNRLIGGMRDFLAQLSGHAAELAGAGSELRGTASTTLAVLGGATVAHEQLDEGIAEQQRIVEEATRKVLALGEAISSIAAAAEEQTRSLDETAMAVENMASSIEQVTVQVDALSTISKATSRTAERGGTAIETINAGMGTIASTIQDLAGDIRQLGTNSEQIGDIVKVIDRIAEQTNLLALNAAIEAARAGEHGRGFAVVANEIRKLADGSVTATKEIAQHIAGTQSVIGDVVEAMQRLMERVEAGVTGTNSASGALGEIVNAVIAANEQIGQISAVARAMSANSQLVIHSIGEIAKSVTLNLNATQSMTRQSDGVNQAFSDISSISQKNASSVEVLTYVSREVTDASQRMLGSIEQMHALADRIDEHLHRFKVSENGKGEHA; this is encoded by the coding sequence ATGGTCCGCGCGAGCACGGCGCCGTCCGTCCGGGGCGGCCTTGGCGCGCTCGCTGCTCTCACCGCCGCCGCACTCGGCTGGTTCTGGACCGGCGAGCCGGGAGCGGCACTCGTCCCAGCGGTTGCCGGCCTGGCGGCGGCGTTTCTCGGCTCGCCGTACGGCTTGCTCGCGACGCTCGCGGCGGCGATCGCTGGCCTGGCTGCCGGGTTGCTGCGCGGCAGCGCGAGCGCGGAGCTCGCGGTGCTGCCGGTTCTCGTCGCTGGGAGCGTCGTGAGCCTGCTGTTTCGCGACGCCGCGCAGCCGGAGAAGGAACTCGCTGCGCTTCCAACTCCTCGCACGCCCGGGCTGATTGCGGTCGTGGACGGTCTGCACGACGTGTACCAGGGCGACTTCACGACGAGCATTGCGGCCGCCGAGCCTGCGCTGCAGGACCTGGTGCAGACGCTGAACCGGTTGATCGGCGGCATGCGTGATTTTCTCGCGCAGCTTTCCGGGCACGCCGCCGAGCTCGCCGGCGCGGGCTCCGAGCTGCGCGGCACCGCCTCGACGACGCTCGCCGTGCTCGGAGGCGCGACGGTCGCCCACGAGCAGCTCGACGAGGGCATCGCCGAGCAGCAGCGCATCGTCGAAGAGGCGACGCGCAAAGTGCTCGCGCTCGGCGAGGCGATCTCCTCGATCGCCGCCGCAGCCGAAGAACAAACCCGCAGCCTCGACGAGACGGCGATGGCGGTGGAGAACATGGCGAGCTCGATCGAGCAGGTCACCGTGCAGGTCGACGCACTATCGACGATTTCGAAGGCGACCTCACGCACGGCGGAGCGTGGGGGAACGGCGATCGAAACGATCAACGCCGGTATGGGCACGATCGCCTCGACGATCCAGGATCTCGCCGGCGACATCCGTCAGCTCGGCACGAACTCAGAGCAGATCGGCGACATCGTCAAAGTCATCGATCGGATTGCGGAGCAGACGAATCTGCTCGCGCTCAACGCCGCAATCGAGGCGGCGCGCGCCGGAGAGCACGGGCGCGGCTTCGCCGTCGTCGCAAACGAAATTCGCAAGCTTGCCGACGGGAGCGTCACGGCGACGAAGGAGATCGCACAACACATCGCGGGAACGCAGAGTGTCATCGGGGACGTCGTCGAGGCGATGCAACGCCTGATGGAGCGAGTCGAAGCGGGCGTCACCGGCACCAACTCGGCGTCCGGGGCGCTCGGAGAGATCGTCAACGCGGTGATCGCCGCCAACGAGCAAATCGGTCAGATCAGCGCGGTCGCCCGCGCCATGAGCGCGAACTCGCAGCTCGTGATCCATTCGATCGGAGAGATCGCGAAGTCCGTGACGCTGAATCTCAATGCGACGCAGTCGATGACGCGTCAATCCGACGGCGTCAATCAGGCATTTTCAGACATCTCATCGATCTCGCAGAAGAACGCATCCTCGGTGGAAGTGCTGACGTACGTCAGCCGCGAGGTGACGGACGCATCGCAGCGGATGCTCGGATCGATCGAACAGATGCACGCGTTAGCCGACCGGATCGACGAGCATCTGCACCGCTTCAAGGTCAGCGAGAACGGAAAGGGAGAACACGCATGA
- a CDS encoding archaemetzincin family Zn-dependent metalloprotease: protein MESKIRIVPVNAVDGAFLDRLALCLEERFLARAQVERTLALSRSALNATRGQLFLTTLTAKVLGAYPEQDGALLVLTEFDLYKTSHRFIFGDADEAQSLAVVSLHRLRPEFYGEERDPNVLFQRTLKECVHELGHLFGLKHCFNARCGMYYANSIFETDNMTSYFCETCDRRVGRAHR, encoded by the coding sequence ATGGAATCGAAGATTCGCATCGTTCCGGTCAATGCCGTCGACGGCGCCTTTCTCGATCGTCTCGCGCTCTGCCTCGAAGAACGCTTCCTGGCGCGCGCGCAGGTGGAGAGGACCCTCGCTCTCTCGCGCAGCGCGCTGAACGCTACTCGCGGCCAGCTCTTCCTCACGACGCTGACGGCGAAAGTCTTGGGCGCGTACCCCGAGCAGGACGGCGCGCTCCTCGTCCTCACCGAGTTCGACCTCTATAAGACGTCGCATCGCTTCATCTTCGGCGACGCAGACGAGGCGCAGTCGCTCGCGGTCGTGTCGCTCCACCGGCTTCGGCCGGAGTTCTATGGTGAAGAGCGAGACCCGAACGTTCTGTTCCAGCGAACGCTCAAGGAGTGCGTGCACGAGCTGGGGCATCTCTTCGGCTTGAAGCATTGTTTCAACGCGCGATGCGGCATGTATTACGCGAACTCGATTTTCGAGACGGATAACATGACGTCGTACTTCTGCGAAACCTGCGACCGGCGCGTCGGGCGCGCCCACAGGTAA
- the acpS gene encoding holo-ACP synthase, with amino-acid sequence MILGIGLDLAEVARYRFDDRALAWFGRKIYTDEEMAYALRKRNVAERLAGFFAAKEATRKAFGHAIPWRRIGVTHERSGKPSIRLTGGAESLVAARGIDRIHLTITHTPVTAAAVVVLEGPPKPCSTS; translated from the coding sequence ATGATCCTCGGCATCGGCCTAGACCTCGCGGAGGTGGCGCGCTACCGCTTCGACGATCGCGCCCTCGCGTGGTTCGGCCGAAAGATCTATACCGACGAAGAGATGGCCTACGCGCTGCGCAAGCGTAACGTCGCGGAACGACTCGCGGGCTTCTTCGCGGCGAAGGAAGCCACGCGCAAAGCGTTCGGTCATGCAATCCCCTGGCGGCGCATCGGCGTCACGCACGAGCGAAGCGGAAAACCTAGCATACGCCTTACCGGTGGGGCGGAGTCTCTCGTTGCCGCGCGCGGCATCGACAGGATACACCTCACCATCACGCACACGCCGGTGACGGCGGCTGCCGTCGTCGTGCTCGAAGGGCCGCCCAAGCCATGCTCTACCTCTTAA
- a CDS encoding NAD(P)H-hydrate dehydratase encodes MLYLLTPQEMREADAAAGARVGHEALMRNAGDRVAERIRTLVPRACRIVAFAGPGDNGGDAFAALASLDASYERILYAAESRKPSAARVAAEKRAAEAGVVVEPLPDREDGAAAALEGAALALDGLFGTGSRLPLGERFLAAARALDARRLRVLAIDIPSGTDAGTGAVGDGAVRASETLTVAALKPGLLLMPARENVGALWCAQIGIDDATLAAHAHTYATLDDDAFLHMVPRRAIESDKRSAGAPLVIAGSAQFPGAAVLCALAAARAGAGYVTVAAPASAAQALRAHLVEQVVVELDEAAAPGKIVESICEIAQRNSSIAVGPGLGLEDRIGEIVRGVIAGTELPVVADASALFHLGKHLSDLRPSKGSGPDRIVLTPHAGEFARLSGKGTIRPGERVARLHEFVDRTRITTLLKGLDTLVYDGTTTFVNPSGTNALATAGTGDVLTGVIATLLSQGLSPFDAACAGAFWHGLAAKVAAQRRRTGVIARDVIDALADAFPSNAEHGAVRRVF; translated from the coding sequence ATGCTCTACCTCTTAACCCCGCAGGAGATGCGCGAGGCCGACGCCGCCGCAGGCGCGCGCGTCGGGCACGAAGCGCTCATGCGCAACGCCGGCGATCGCGTTGCCGAGCGCATCCGCACCCTCGTGCCGCGAGCCTGCCGCATCGTCGCGTTCGCCGGCCCCGGAGACAACGGCGGCGACGCCTTTGCTGCCCTCGCGTCGCTCGATGCCTCGTACGAGCGCATACTCTACGCGGCGGAATCGCGCAAGCCGTCGGCCGCGCGGGTGGCGGCGGAGAAGCGCGCCGCCGAGGCGGGGGTCGTCGTCGAGCCGCTACCCGATCGCGAGGACGGCGCCGCAGCCGCGTTGGAGGGTGCCGCGCTCGCGCTCGACGGGCTCTTCGGAACGGGCTCGCGGCTGCCGCTCGGCGAGCGGTTCCTAGCCGCCGCGCGCGCGCTCGACGCCCGGCGTCTGCGCGTGCTGGCAATCGACATCCCGAGCGGCACCGATGCCGGCACCGGAGCGGTCGGCGACGGCGCCGTGCGCGCGAGCGAGACGCTGACGGTCGCGGCGCTCAAGCCGGGCCTGCTCCTCATGCCCGCGCGCGAGAATGTCGGCGCGCTGTGGTGCGCGCAGATCGGTATCGACGATGCGACGCTCGCGGCGCACGCGCACACGTATGCGACGCTCGACGACGACGCCTTCCTTCATATGGTTCCCCGTCGCGCGATCGAATCCGACAAGCGCAGTGCGGGAGCGCCGCTCGTGATCGCGGGGTCCGCGCAGTTTCCCGGAGCCGCCGTTCTCTGCGCGCTCGCCGCCGCTCGCGCGGGCGCGGGATACGTGACGGTTGCCGCTCCGGCTTCCGCCGCGCAGGCCTTGCGCGCCCATCTCGTCGAGCAAGTCGTCGTCGAGCTCGACGAGGCCGCCGCGCCGGGTAAGATCGTCGAATCCATCTGCGAGATCGCGCAACGCAACTCGTCGATCGCCGTCGGCCCGGGGCTCGGGCTGGAGGATCGCATCGGAGAGATCGTGCGCGGCGTCATCGCCGGCACCGAGCTGCCCGTCGTCGCAGATGCAAGCGCGCTCTTCCATCTCGGCAAGCATTTGAGCGATTTGCGTCCCTCGAAAGGCTCGGGACCGGATCGCATCGTGCTGACGCCCCATGCCGGCGAGTTCGCCCGGCTCTCCGGCAAGGGCACGATTCGTCCGGGTGAGCGCGTCGCGCGCCTGCACGAGTTCGTGGACCGCACGCGCATCACGACGCTGCTCAAAGGGCTCGACACCCTCGTCTACGATGGAACGACGACGTTCGTGAACCCGTCGGGCACGAACGCGCTCGCGACGGCCGGAACGGGCGACGTGCTGACCGGCGTCATCGCGACGCTCCTCTCGCAAGGGCTTTCCCCGTTCGACGCTGCGTGCGCGGGAGCGTTCTGGCACGGTCTCGCCGCAAAGGTTGCCGCGCAACGCCGCCGCACGGGCGTCATCGCGCGCGACGTCATCGACGCGCTGGCGGATGCTTTTCCGAGCAATGCCGAGCACGGGGCGGTGCGCCGCGTGTTCTAG